A genome region from Akkermansiaceae bacterium includes the following:
- a CDS encoding VWA domain-containing protein has product MAFEYPESFLLIPLVGLLGWFWPRLGLFRPLRIIIILLVAALLAQPSIRKQQDALELIVLLDRSESTEDLIDKGLPEWTDILEDVKPGRHDTLRFVNFAAEVADAGIDGSSFTGSRKLTKTGLALSNLMAKVDETKPTRVLLFTDGYSTEPLTEAAAQLQKRGVPLDFRLVRDETSEDMRLARLSFPERVQLGEPFLISVLVRGNEDGKVPLILRRNGQTLVETDVEVKDGTATAEFTDRIGKVGAYEYDAEIRPETDAHPGNNRMKRWIEITGGPRLLLVTKYTDDPVAQAMADMDFDVQVVSDFNQLKPGMLGGTKAVIFNNVPAHEIPNDFMKSLDFFVKEQGGGFLMAGGKRSFGSGGYFQSDIDGLLPVSMELKSEHRKLSVALAIVMDRSGSMGMGVAGGKTKMDLANSGAIAATNLLGMMDQITVFAVDSEPTKTVPLTSVGGKQKEISARIARIGAGGGGIYAYTGLKAGWEELRKSKAGTRHLILFTDTQDTEEPGDYKKLLAEMTKDGATVSVIGLGTKGDVDAKLCEDIAKLGNGRIFFSDKPMDIPQIFAQETVTIARSAFVEEPVGTLASGRWGEISPKPLEWMAAVGGYNLSYARKDTTVSLVSKDEYAAPLVAHARRGLGRTVAVSFPLGGEFSEEVRKWEGYGDFMQTLGRFLMGQEMPPGIAIRHKVQGTRLDLDLLYDDAEWGERLSKDPPTVKLQDDAGGPIYELPWRRLAPGHFSLSRDLEEGSVVKGAIRVGDNAIGFGPVSVGSSVEWAFEPERLAELRQVSHQTDGRELLNLKEAWLRPPYIASTSLSLSLGLVLLGMILLDALITRTGWKLPEFVRIEKREKVPMTKAAKVPKPVVRAVVPEKVEADLGQAPQAPSERRSRYDRAKGRK; this is encoded by the coding sequence ATGGCCTTCGAGTATCCGGAAAGTTTCCTGCTGATCCCCTTGGTGGGATTGCTGGGCTGGTTTTGGCCGCGGCTCGGCTTGTTCCGTCCCTTGCGCATCATCATCATCCTGCTGGTCGCCGCACTGCTTGCGCAGCCGAGCATACGCAAGCAGCAGGACGCCCTGGAGCTCATCGTCCTGCTGGATCGCTCGGAATCCACCGAAGACCTCATCGACAAGGGACTGCCGGAATGGACGGACATCCTTGAGGATGTTAAGCCCGGACGCCACGACACCCTCCGCTTTGTCAACTTCGCGGCGGAGGTGGCGGATGCGGGCATCGACGGATCTTCCTTCACCGGCTCGCGGAAACTGACCAAGACCGGCCTGGCGCTATCGAACCTGATGGCCAAGGTCGACGAAACGAAGCCGACCCGCGTGCTGCTTTTCACCGACGGCTACTCCACCGAGCCGCTTACCGAAGCCGCCGCCCAGCTCCAGAAGCGCGGCGTCCCGCTGGACTTCCGCTTGGTGCGCGATGAGACCTCCGAGGACATGCGGCTGGCACGGCTTTCGTTCCCCGAGCGTGTCCAGCTCGGCGAGCCCTTCCTGATCTCCGTGCTGGTGCGCGGCAATGAGGACGGCAAAGTCCCGCTCATCCTCCGCAGGAACGGCCAGACCCTGGTGGAAACGGATGTCGAGGTGAAGGACGGCACCGCGACGGCCGAGTTCACGGATCGGATCGGCAAGGTCGGCGCCTACGAATACGATGCGGAGATACGCCCGGAAACCGACGCCCACCCCGGCAACAACCGAATGAAGCGCTGGATCGAGATCACCGGCGGGCCGCGGCTCCTGCTGGTGACGAAATACACCGACGACCCGGTGGCGCAGGCGATGGCGGACATGGATTTCGACGTGCAGGTGGTCAGCGATTTCAACCAGCTCAAGCCGGGCATGTTGGGCGGCACCAAGGCTGTCATTTTCAACAACGTCCCCGCCCACGAGATCCCCAACGATTTCATGAAGTCCCTGGATTTCTTCGTCAAGGAGCAGGGCGGGGGATTCCTGATGGCCGGCGGGAAACGCTCCTTCGGCTCCGGCGGCTATTTCCAATCCGACATAGACGGACTCCTTCCCGTATCCATGGAGCTGAAATCCGAGCACCGGAAACTATCGGTCGCGCTCGCCATCGTGATGGACAGGTCCGGGTCGATGGGCATGGGGGTTGCGGGCGGGAAAACCAAGATGGATCTCGCCAACTCGGGTGCCATCGCCGCAACGAACCTGCTTGGCATGATGGATCAGATCACGGTCTTCGCAGTGGACAGCGAGCCGACCAAAACCGTGCCGCTGACCTCCGTGGGCGGGAAGCAGAAGGAGATTTCCGCACGCATCGCCCGGATCGGTGCGGGTGGCGGCGGCATCTATGCCTACACCGGCCTGAAAGCGGGTTGGGAGGAGCTGCGCAAGTCGAAGGCCGGAACCCGCCACCTCATCCTTTTCACCGACACCCAGGACACCGAGGAACCGGGGGATTACAAGAAGCTGCTAGCGGAAATGACCAAGGACGGGGCGACCGTATCCGTCATCGGCCTGGGCACGAAAGGCGATGTGGATGCGAAGCTCTGCGAGGACATCGCGAAGCTCGGCAACGGGCGGATCTTCTTCTCCGACAAGCCCATGGACATCCCGCAGATCTTCGCGCAGGAGACGGTGACGATCGCCCGTTCGGCCTTCGTCGAGGAGCCGGTGGGGACCCTGGCCTCCGGGCGCTGGGGCGAGATCTCGCCCAAGCCGCTTGAGTGGATGGCCGCGGTGGGTGGTTACAACCTCTCCTACGCCCGCAAGGATACCACGGTCTCGCTGGTCTCCAAGGACGAGTATGCCGCGCCTCTCGTCGCCCACGCACGGCGCGGTCTCGGCAGGACGGTGGCCGTTTCTTTTCCGCTGGGCGGCGAGTTTTCCGAGGAGGTCAGGAAATGGGAGGGTTATGGCGATTTCATGCAGACACTCGGCCGTTTCCTCATGGGCCAGGAAATGCCGCCGGGCATCGCCATCCGCCACAAGGTCCAGGGCACCCGCCTCGATCTCGACCTCCTCTACGACGATGCCGAGTGGGGCGAGCGCCTCAGCAAGGATCCGCCGACGGTGAAGCTCCAGGACGATGCCGGCGGCCCCATCTACGAGCTGCCGTGGCGGCGGCTCGCGCCGGGACATTTTTCCCTCAGCCGCGACCTTGAGGAAGGCAGCGTCGTCAAGGGCGCGATCCGCGTCGGCGACAACGCGATCGGCTTCGGCCCGGTCAGCGTGGGCTCCAGCGTCGAGTGGGCCTTTGAGCCGGAGCGGCTTGCGGAGCTGCGGCAGGTGTCCCACCAGACGGATGGCCGCGAGCTGCTGAACCTCAAGGAAGCATGGCTCCGCCCGCCCTACATCGCCTCCACCTCGCTGAGTTTGTCGCTCGGGCTGGTGCTTCTGGGGATGATCCTGCTCGATGCGCTCATCACCCGTACGGGCTGGAAATTGCCGGAGTTCGTAAGGATCGAGAAACGGGAGAAGGTGCCCATGACAAAGGCCGCAAAGGTGCCGAAGCCGGTGGTCAGAGCAGTCGTTCCGGAGAAGGTCGAGGCGGACTTGGGGCAGGCTCCGCAGGCTCCCTCGGAGCGCCGCTCGCGCTACGACAGGGCGAAGGGGAGAAAGTGA
- a CDS encoding aldehyde dehydrogenase family protein, with amino-acid sequence MPRLTITKTPKCYVGGAFIRSESNRTYEIADCDGRFFANVPLCTRKDVRNAVEAAAKAGPGWAKRSGYNRGQILYRMAEMLEARSGELVESHFPKEAAARNQAAAEVSAAIDRIIHYAGWTDKYESLLGSVNPVASPHFNFSVTEPMGIVAVAAPEDAPLLGLLSMVLPVIASGNAVVALASESKPYPAILLGEMLATSDLPGGVINLLTGKNEDILPTFASHEHIRGISAFSSPQERKTLQSGAAESVKRTQLIPSEKPYDWFSESAQGLYHIRDFVELKTTWHPVG; translated from the coding sequence ATGCCACGCCTGACCATCACCAAGACGCCGAAATGCTACGTCGGCGGTGCTTTCATTCGCTCCGAAAGCAACCGCACCTACGAAATCGCTGATTGCGATGGCCGGTTTTTCGCCAACGTCCCGCTATGCACCCGCAAGGATGTCCGCAATGCCGTCGAGGCCGCCGCCAAGGCCGGGCCGGGCTGGGCGAAGCGATCCGGATACAACCGCGGCCAGATCCTCTACCGCATGGCTGAGATGCTCGAAGCCCGTTCCGGGGAGCTGGTTGAGTCACATTTCCCCAAAGAGGCCGCCGCAAGAAATCAGGCCGCCGCGGAGGTGTCAGCCGCCATCGACCGCATCATCCATTATGCGGGATGGACCGACAAATACGAATCCCTCCTCGGCAGCGTCAATCCGGTCGCCTCCCCGCATTTCAATTTCTCCGTCACCGAGCCGATGGGAATCGTCGCCGTCGCAGCCCCGGAGGACGCACCGCTGCTTGGATTGCTTTCGATGGTCCTGCCCGTGATCGCCAGCGGAAATGCCGTGGTTGCCCTGGCCTCGGAGAGCAAGCCCTACCCCGCGATCCTGCTTGGCGAGATGCTGGCCACCAGCGATCTGCCCGGTGGTGTGATCAACCTCCTTACCGGGAAAAACGAGGACATCCTGCCGACTTTCGCGAGCCACGAGCACATTCGTGGCATTTCCGCTTTTTCCAGCCCGCAGGAAAGGAAAACCCTACAGTCCGGCGCAGCGGAATCGGTCAAGCGCACCCAGCTCATCCCTTCCGAAAAACCATACGACTGGTTTTCGGAATCAGCCCAAGGGCTCTACCACATCCGCGATTTCGTGGAACTCAAGACCACCTGGCACCCGGTTGGGTGA
- a CDS encoding ATP-dependent DNA ligase: MIEVVFNRGLYLPEMDFWLDPWDARESAFVSHAHADHFSRHGKALCSTLTAKLLRARFNMAETRLDAHEFGGMIERDGFRLRMLPAGHIVGSAMLHVTRKKDGASLLYTGDFKVRRGRTTEPVNFINADTLIMETTFGLPHLVFPGQMEVEAAVLGFVNDAIADGETPVLFGYSLGKAQEALALLAEHGIPVLSHPKVAEMTHVCRSAGMELPEPVIFEGVALPGQAVVAPPNAVRAKLLRGLKNKRTAMLTGWALQPGAFYRYRVEEIIPMSDHADHAGLHECVTRVRPKRVLTVHGYAKEFAAELRAKGIEAWSAMGGDQLELSLGKSVPSSLGAAAPRHSRPICQLADFSDVCRLVGETSSRISKVEYLANYLRSLESAEDLNLATRWFTGEALPRRAGRRRLNLGVALIKRALVSIPGVKQERYREISYVQNDISRTTRILLQEIQLSPKPLSFSCFNLFLREIEAIDGTLDKLSALSKQLFELHPSEAELVIRILTGDLRIGLKEGLVEEALGRAFEADLSELRNANMLTGDLGKAAILAKERRLWEAVLTPLVPIRSMLASPLGGEGEGGVRKFSGLPFSVPYWLEPKYDGIRAQLHKSGGEIGLFSRDLRPLDLEFPELVVAAARLDGDFILDGELIAYAEGRKLGFADLQKRLGRRRAAEDLFMEGGQASVPLRYVAFDMLWADGEVLLDLPLSERRERLESMAVDGMFSVIERFTAEDDEGLDACFKRSLGEGHEGLIAKDPASHYSPGRRGKAWLKLKGVMPTLDCVVTFAEQGHGKRSHVLSDYTFSVLDERSGELRVLGKAYSGLTDEEIEELTEHFTKHTISKDKRKRRVEPNIVLEIAFDSIRRSPRHDSGLALRFPRIKAIRHDKGLGDIDTLAAAEALLGM, translated from the coding sequence GTGATCGAAGTGGTTTTCAATCGTGGGCTTTACCTGCCGGAAATGGATTTCTGGCTGGATCCCTGGGATGCCAGGGAGTCCGCCTTCGTTTCCCATGCCCATGCCGACCACTTCTCGCGGCACGGCAAGGCGCTTTGCTCCACCCTTACGGCCAAGTTGCTCCGGGCCCGCTTCAACATGGCCGAGACGCGGCTGGATGCCCACGAGTTCGGCGGGATGATCGAGCGTGACGGCTTCCGGCTGCGCATGTTGCCGGCTGGACACATCGTCGGCTCCGCGATGCTGCACGTGACGCGGAAAAAGGATGGGGCGAGCCTGCTTTACACCGGGGATTTCAAGGTCAGGAGGGGGCGCACGACAGAGCCGGTGAATTTCATCAATGCCGACACGCTCATCATGGAGACCACCTTCGGCCTTCCTCACCTCGTTTTCCCGGGGCAGATGGAGGTCGAAGCCGCCGTGCTGGGCTTCGTGAACGATGCGATCGCCGACGGGGAGACCCCGGTTCTCTTCGGATATTCGCTGGGCAAGGCGCAAGAGGCCTTGGCCTTGTTGGCGGAGCATGGGATCCCCGTCTTGTCTCATCCCAAGGTCGCGGAAATGACCCATGTGTGCCGGTCTGCGGGCATGGAACTGCCGGAACCGGTGATCTTCGAGGGTGTCGCGCTGCCAGGGCAGGCGGTCGTCGCCCCTCCGAACGCCGTGCGCGCAAAGCTCCTGCGCGGGCTGAAAAACAAGCGCACCGCAATGCTGACCGGCTGGGCTCTGCAGCCGGGTGCCTTCTATCGCTACCGGGTTGAGGAAATCATCCCCATGTCCGATCATGCGGATCACGCCGGGCTCCATGAATGTGTCACCCGGGTGCGGCCCAAACGGGTGCTGACCGTCCATGGTTACGCGAAGGAATTCGCCGCAGAACTGAGGGCGAAAGGTATCGAGGCTTGGTCCGCGATGGGTGGCGATCAGCTGGAGCTTTCGCTGGGGAAATCCGTCCCGTCATCCCTCGGCGCGGCTGCTCCCAGGCACAGCCGCCCGATTTGCCAGCTGGCGGATTTTTCCGATGTCTGCCGCCTAGTCGGAGAGACCAGCAGCCGGATCTCCAAGGTCGAGTATCTCGCGAACTACCTGCGCAGTCTGGAATCCGCCGAAGACCTCAATCTCGCCACCCGCTGGTTCACTGGCGAAGCCTTGCCAAGGCGGGCGGGTAGACGTCGACTGAATCTTGGTGTGGCTTTAATCAAGCGAGCGTTGGTTTCAATACCCGGTGTGAAGCAGGAGCGTTACCGAGAGATTTCCTATGTGCAAAATGACATTTCGCGCACCACCCGCATTCTCTTACAGGAGATTCAACTTTCACCTAAGCCGCTGAGCTTCAGTTGTTTTAATTTATTCTTACGTGAAATCGAAGCTATTGATGGAACCCTAGATAAGCTCAGTGCCCTGTCAAAACAATTGTTTGAATTACATCCATCGGAAGCGGAGTTGGTGATCAGGATATTGACCGGTGATCTTCGGATCGGACTGAAAGAGGGTTTGGTGGAGGAGGCATTGGGACGAGCGTTTGAAGCGGATTTATCTGAGCTGAGGAATGCGAACATGCTCACGGGGGATCTGGGTAAGGCAGCTATCTTGGCCAAGGAGAGGAGGCTTTGGGAGGCGGTTTTGACGCCGCTCGTGCCGATCCGCAGCATGTTGGCCTCGCCGCTTGGGGGTGAGGGGGAAGGGGGAGTTCGGAAATTTTCCGGGCTGCCATTTTCGGTGCCCTACTGGCTGGAGCCGAAGTATGATGGCATCCGGGCGCAGCTGCATAAATCCGGCGGCGAGATCGGGCTGTTTTCGCGGGACCTGCGCCCGCTTGACCTGGAGTTTCCGGAGCTTGTCGTAGCGGCGGCGCGGCTGGATGGGGATTTTATCCTGGATGGCGAGTTGATCGCCTACGCGGAAGGCCGCAAGCTGGGATTCGCGGATCTGCAGAAACGGCTGGGGCGGCGGAGGGCGGCGGAGGATCTTTTCATGGAGGGCGGCCAGGCTTCGGTTCCCCTGCGTTATGTGGCGTTCGATATGCTGTGGGCGGATGGCGAGGTTCTTCTGGATCTGCCTCTGTCGGAACGGCGTGAGAGATTGGAAAGCATGGCTGTGGACGGTATGTTCTCCGTGATCGAGAGGTTCACGGCGGAAGACGACGAAGGGCTGGATGCATGTTTCAAGCGATCGCTGGGTGAAGGCCATGAGGGCTTGATTGCCAAGGATCCCGCAAGCCACTACAGTCCGGGCAGGCGCGGCAAGGCGTGGCTGAAACTGAAGGGCGTCATGCCCACGCTCGATTGTGTCGTGACCTTTGCAGAACAGGGGCACGGGAAACGCTCCCATGTGCTATCCGACTACACCTTTTCCGTCCTCGATGAACGATCCGGCGAGCTGCGTGTGCTGGGCAAGGCTTACTCGGGATTGACCGATGAGGAGATCGAGGAACTGACCGAGCATTTCACAAAACACACCATCTCAAAGGACAAGAGAAAGCGCCGGGTGGAGCCGAACATCGTGCTGGAGATCGCGTTCGATTCGATACGCCGCTCGCCCCGCCATGATTCCGGCTTGGCGCTGAGGTTTCCCCGGATCAAGGCGATACGACATGACAAGGGGCTGGGGGACATTGACACGCTGGCAGCCGCCGAGGCTTTGTTAGGGATGTGA
- the murJ gene encoding murein biosynthesis integral membrane protein MurJ: MSARATWRVSAAVMLSRVLGLAREMMFAGLFGGSRWMDCFYLAYRVPNLLRDLFAEGALSQAFVTTFSKKVKSDGPEQAWVLANRIMTLVAVFMGLVALVGIGLAPWIVELLTSFSKSGKTARDFSPAEFTLMVEMVRVMYPFIALVSLSALVMGMLNARDVFGMPALASCFFNIGSMAGGAALGYWMDPTWGPRSLVGFSWGVVIGGVAQLACQFPALRAVGYRFVANFRWNDSGVRQILKLMGPAVIAASVTQVNVFVNSMFAYGVGEGAVSWLSYAFRLMQLPIGVFGVAVATVTLPALSRAAINGVGEDFAPTLSKGLKLVMFLVFPATVGLVVLADPIISLLYERGNFSEADRTATAGALRAYGCGLLFYAGLKVLQPAFYAIEKRWFPMIASIIALFVNIGFNYAFVFVFKWGHESLALTTSIVASLNFVFLYAAMTRYAGDVGTKGLLFAFLKIGLATAVMAAVCIVGNRLLFPDLTAMPVLVKAVWLCGLISLAAGAYFAVALLVKVDEVGEMLSILKRKTGR, from the coding sequence ATGTCTGCGAGGGCTACATGGAGGGTGAGTGCGGCTGTGATGCTGAGCCGCGTGCTGGGGCTGGCGCGGGAAATGATGTTCGCCGGGCTGTTCGGCGGCAGCCGCTGGATGGATTGCTTTTACCTCGCCTACCGGGTGCCCAACCTTTTGCGGGACCTTTTCGCCGAGGGAGCCCTCTCGCAGGCTTTCGTGACGACCTTTTCCAAGAAGGTGAAATCCGACGGCCCCGAGCAGGCATGGGTGCTGGCGAACCGCATTATGACGCTGGTGGCGGTGTTCATGGGACTGGTCGCGCTGGTCGGGATCGGGCTGGCGCCCTGGATCGTGGAGTTGCTGACATCGTTCTCGAAGAGCGGCAAAACGGCGCGGGATTTCAGCCCCGCGGAATTCACGCTGATGGTGGAGATGGTGCGGGTGATGTATCCCTTCATCGCACTGGTCTCGCTCTCCGCACTGGTGATGGGGATGCTCAACGCGCGGGACGTCTTCGGCATGCCGGCGCTGGCATCTTGCTTCTTCAACATCGGCTCGATGGCGGGCGGGGCGGCCCTGGGATACTGGATGGATCCCACATGGGGGCCGCGCAGCTTGGTCGGGTTCTCGTGGGGCGTCGTGATCGGCGGGGTCGCTCAGCTTGCCTGCCAGTTTCCGGCACTGCGGGCGGTTGGATACCGTTTCGTGGCGAATTTCAGATGGAACGATTCCGGGGTCAGGCAGATCCTGAAACTCATGGGGCCGGCGGTGATCGCGGCATCGGTGACGCAGGTGAACGTTTTCGTGAATTCGATGTTCGCCTACGGGGTGGGTGAGGGTGCGGTGAGCTGGCTGAGCTATGCGTTCCGGCTCATGCAACTGCCGATCGGGGTGTTCGGCGTGGCGGTGGCGACGGTGACATTGCCCGCCCTTTCCCGCGCGGCGATCAACGGGGTGGGGGAGGACTTCGCGCCAACCCTCTCCAAAGGCCTGAAGCTGGTGATGTTCCTGGTTTTTCCGGCAACGGTGGGCCTTGTGGTCTTGGCCGATCCCATCATCAGCCTGCTCTATGAGCGGGGGAATTTCTCGGAGGCGGATCGCACCGCCACGGCGGGGGCGCTGCGGGCATACGGATGCGGGCTGCTGTTTTACGCCGGGCTAAAAGTGCTGCAACCGGCCTTCTATGCGATCGAGAAACGCTGGTTCCCCATGATCGCCAGCATCATCGCGCTGTTCGTCAACATCGGCTTCAACTACGCCTTCGTCTTCGTTTTCAAGTGGGGGCACGAGTCGCTGGCGCTCACCACAAGCATCGTGGCGAGCTTGAACTTCGTTTTCCTCTACGCGGCAATGACCCGTTACGCGGGGGATGTCGGCACCAAGGGCTTGCTGTTCGCTTTCCTGAAAATCGGTTTGGCGACAGCCGTGATGGCGGCGGTCTGCATTGTCGGGAACCGGCTGCTCTTCCCCGATCTCACGGCGATGCCGGTGCTGGTGAAAGCGGTCTGGCTGTGCGGCCTGATCTCGCTCGCCGCGGGGGCATACTTCGCGGTGGCATTGCTGGTGAAGGTGGATGAGGTGGGTGAGATGCTCTCCATCCTGAAAAGGAAAACGGGCAGATAG
- a CDS encoding aldehyde dehydrogenase (NADP(+)): MTTQLSGTSFIGFSRSNGTHACGQAVNPAMGEKLAPQYLAATDQEVEKAMSLAAAAFPVYSSLPGKPRAAFLRSIADKIDAVVEDIAARGPLETGLPEPRMRGETGRTTGQLRMFAALLEEGSWVDARIERAIPDRAPAPKPDLRSMLRPLGPVAVFCASNFPLAFSVAGGDTASALAAGCPVVVIAHASHPGLAEIVATAVVAAAQECGMPEGVFSLLYGGGRTVGQAVVKHPVTQAVGFTGSRAAGTALMATAAARPQPIPVYAEMSSVNPLVILPGALAKGEAALAEAYYGSLTLGAGQFCTNPGLVFLPTENGDDFLARLKELVEAGSPATLLNASICGAFSEATSAFASAAGVETLARCPATAGHGQVVPVVFTVSIADFLKSEELQGELFGPGSLIVRGSLAEIEAAIAKLEGQLTATLHATEEELAEHAGLVHALQQRAGRLIFNGFPTGVEVCSSMVHRRPYPSTSDGRSTSVGTMAIYRFCRAVAWQSFPDAALPLELQDANPLGIKRMG; the protein is encoded by the coding sequence ATGACCACACAACTATCAGGCACCTCCTTCATCGGCTTTTCACGCTCCAACGGCACCCACGCCTGCGGCCAGGCCGTGAACCCGGCCATGGGCGAAAAACTCGCCCCCCAATACCTCGCCGCCACGGATCAGGAAGTGGAAAAGGCCATGTCGCTTGCCGCCGCGGCATTCCCTGTTTACTCAAGCCTTCCGGGAAAACCCCGCGCCGCGTTCCTGCGCAGCATCGCCGACAAGATCGATGCCGTCGTGGAGGATATCGCCGCCCGCGGGCCGCTGGAAACGGGATTGCCCGAACCGCGCATGCGGGGCGAGACCGGACGCACCACCGGCCAGCTGCGCATGTTCGCCGCGTTGCTGGAGGAGGGCTCATGGGTCGATGCCCGGATCGAGCGCGCCATCCCGGATCGTGCCCCGGCCCCCAAGCCCGACCTCCGCTCCATGCTCCGCCCGCTCGGGCCGGTTGCGGTTTTCTGCGCCAGCAATTTCCCGCTCGCCTTCTCCGTGGCCGGGGGTGACACCGCATCCGCGCTTGCCGCCGGTTGCCCCGTGGTGGTCATCGCGCATGCCTCGCATCCGGGGCTTGCCGAGATTGTCGCGACGGCGGTCGTCGCCGCTGCACAGGAATGCGGTATGCCGGAAGGTGTTTTCTCGCTGCTCTACGGAGGCGGACGCACGGTGGGCCAGGCTGTTGTGAAGCATCCGGTCACACAGGCGGTCGGCTTCACCGGATCGCGCGCCGCCGGCACCGCCCTGATGGCCACCGCCGCCGCCCGCCCGCAGCCCATCCCGGTCTATGCGGAAATGAGCTCGGTCAACCCGCTTGTCATCCTTCCCGGAGCGCTTGCCAAGGGAGAGGCGGCGCTGGCCGAGGCCTACTACGGCTCGCTCACGCTCGGCGCTGGCCAGTTCTGCACAAACCCCGGCTTGGTTTTCCTGCCCACGGAGAATGGCGATGATTTCCTCGCCCGCCTCAAGGAACTCGTCGAGGCCGGCTCTCCCGCCACCCTGCTCAATGCCTCCATCTGCGGCGCATTTTCCGAAGCCACCTCTGCCTTCGCCTCCGCCGCCGGGGTGGAAACCCTCGCCCGCTGCCCTGCAACCGCAGGCCACGGACAGGTGGTTCCCGTCGTGTTCACCGTATCCATCGCGGATTTCCTGAAAAGCGAGGAGCTGCAGGGCGAACTCTTCGGCCCCGGATCGTTGATTGTCAGGGGCAGCCTGGCAGAGATCGAAGCCGCCATCGCAAAACTGGAGGGCCAGCTCACCGCCACCCTGCATGCCACCGAGGAAGAGCTTGCGGAACATGCAGGCCTCGTCCACGCGCTCCAGCAACGCGCCGGACGCCTGATCTTCAATGGGTTCCCAACCGGTGTCGAAGTCTGCTCCAGCATGGTCCACCGGAGGCCTTATCCCTCGACCTCGGATGGACGCAGCACTTCCGTCGGCACCATGGCCATCTACCGTTTTTGCCGTGCGGTCGCGTGGCAGTCCTTCCCGGACGCTGCGCTTCCGCTGGAGCTGCAGGACGCGAATCCGCTGGGGATCAAGCGGATGGGATAG
- a CDS encoding HAD family phosphatase: MASAGAIEFPKHGFEAVIFDCDGTLVDSMPAHFDAWCEALAFYGAGGVFREDVFFAMGGRPTRDIVVDLNSEYGLKLDPEAIALAKRDAFLKKLHLVEFIDEVADFARSLTGKMPLAVASGGSRYVVEKTLRLLECSDWFDEVVTADDVPNGKPAPDIFLKAAELLGVAPEKCLVIEDAPPGVAAAQAAGMQVVTVPMPLCSRA; this comes from the coding sequence ATGGCAAGCGCAGGAGCAATCGAATTTCCGAAGCACGGTTTTGAGGCGGTGATCTTCGACTGTGACGGGACGCTGGTGGACTCGATGCCGGCCCACTTCGATGCATGGTGCGAGGCGCTGGCCTTTTATGGCGCGGGCGGGGTTTTCCGCGAGGATGTGTTCTTCGCCATGGGTGGCAGGCCGACTCGGGACATCGTGGTTGATCTCAACAGCGAGTATGGTCTCAAACTGGATCCCGAAGCGATCGCGCTTGCGAAGCGCGATGCGTTTCTGAAGAAGCTGCATCTCGTTGAGTTCATCGATGAGGTGGCGGATTTCGCCAGATCCCTGACGGGGAAAATGCCATTGGCCGTGGCTTCCGGCGGTTCCCGTTATGTGGTGGAGAAGACCCTGCGGCTGTTGGAGTGCTCCGATTGGTTCGACGAGGTTGTCACGGCGGACGATGTTCCGAATGGCAAGCCGGCTCCTGACATTTTCCTCAAGGCTGCAGAACTGCTGGGTGTGGCGCCGGAGAAATGCCTGGTGATCGAGGATGCGCCCCCAGGCGTGGCGGCGGCTCAAGCCGCGGGGATGCAGGTTGTCACCGTGCCTATGCCGTTGTGCAGCCGTGCCTGA